One genomic region from Salvia hispanica cultivar TCC Black 2014 chromosome 2, UniMelb_Shisp_WGS_1.0, whole genome shotgun sequence encodes:
- the LOC125206848 gene encoding protein GAMETE EXPRESSED 3: MSLKSSIIKSLSVQIPSILVFLSLIAPLTSAGSSHFNHLNKFSQYPHSFSDSKRAVDRLYKSLIMDDGRICACSRKYLFAFERNGTIAWALHLNYTCSSSITPVHGGSSKIYLVAENKVLKIYPLRIGTNEAPVEVFFECAEEIIGIAASLSSSCVLINVKNRGLFAYRLYGQLFWSAGPVLYQHGYRQGCRRNVTDCYFTSAPVIDQCEASIFMINTVGEVYSLSIRGHHFKWIQDLSLYGNAFRLTAGNNGLLYVTVGDKALVLALDVSRGNVLWQGSIGPLSSADHEPVVDANGWISYSSLDGFLYSFSATGYLKKFPRSASWSSVMQVDPVLDCSGYAIYISQTEMEGKYSQKFADYTHVSALKPKNVVFTSLVPASGSVLWFESDPSQFLFHLSRSDLQHFLVDERTLLTFFAVSSQKLASSCAQVKPKSTNIYIGNKRTITLFLMMESVVLLLLAVLVRFCCIFWKKKKLQGLDLGKFLEKRRYLRSKKKAFDKMITELKQKASEEEEVQQKLGHLVKAREGIKRRLSTTYSLGRDGEGSSSRPKSLLPLHDGRSRSYSFQGSKKENVTIFHTLSDTSDSDEEVSSLVEEADDDLSQDEVAKGKGKGQVGGESSSDYGGSEEEYVMSPLFLKHSFSEIEEVKGDDYDGDDSHSERRSLRRRTMSFTG, from the exons CACAATATCCTCATTCCTTTTCAG ATTCAAAGAGGGCTGTTGATAGGCTTTACAAGAGTTTAATCATGGATGATGGGAGGATTTGTGCTTGCTCAAGGAAATACTTGTTTGCATTCGAGAGAAACGGAACCATCGCGTGGGCGCTGCACTTGAACTATACTTGCAGTTCGAGTATAACTCCGGTTCATGGAGGATCAAGCAAG ATATATTTAGTTGCAGAGAACAAAGTACTGAAAATCTATCCTCTAAGGATTGGAACTAATGAAGCTCCTGTGGAAGTATTCTTCGAATGTGCAGAAGAGATCATTGGGATCGCTGCAAGCTTATCGAGCTCTTGTGTGCTCATCAATGTCAAAAATAGAGGGCTGTTTGCTTATCGCTTGTACGGGCAGCTTTTCTGGAGCGCTGGCCCCGTGCTTTATCAGCATGGATATCGCCAAGGTTGTAGGAGAAACGTTACCGACTGCTATTTCACTTCCGCGCCTGTGATTGATCAATGTGAAGCTAGTATTTTT ATGATTAACACGGTTGGGGAAGTGTATTCGTTATCAATCCGTGGTCATCATTTTAAATGGATCCAAGATCTTAGCTTGTATGGAAATGCATTTAGGCTTACTGCTGGAAACAATGGCCTTCTGTATGTTACTGTGGGTGATAAAGCTCTTGTTCTGGCTTTGGATGTTTCTCGAGGAAACGTTTTGTGGCAAGGAAGCATTGGGCCGTTGAGCTCAGCAGATCACGAGCCGGTTGTTGATGCAAATG GCTGGATATCGTATAGCTCGCTGGACGGATTTCTGTATTCGTTTTCAGCAACGGGATATCTCAAGAAGTTCCCTAGATCAGCTAGTTGGAGTTCTGTTATGCAGGTTGATCCGGTGCTTGATTGCTCCGGTTATGCCATTTACATCTCTCAGACAGAGATGGAGGGGAAATATTCCCAGAAATTTGCAGATTACACTCATGTGTCTGCATTGAAACCTAAAAATGTTGTGTTCACTTCTCTTGTTCCGGCTTCTGGTTCCGTCCTATGGTTCGAAAGCGATCCTA GTCAATTCCTGTTCCACCTCTCCCGGAGTGATCTGCAGCATTTTTTGGTGGATGAAAGAACTCTCCTCACCTTTTTTGCTGTCTCAA GTCAGAAACTCGCCTCTAGCTGCGCACAAGTGAAGCCCAAGAGCACAAATATCTACATAG GAAACAAGAGGACAATCACATTGTTTCTCATGATGGAATCCGTAGTTCTTCTTCTACTAGCCGTGCTGGTGCGATTCTGCTGCATTTtctggaagaagaaaaagctTCAAGGCCTAGACcttggcaaattccttgagaAGAGA CGTTATCTGCGATCCAAGAAGAAGGCGTTCGACAAAATGATAACTGAACTGAAGCAAAAGGCCTCAGAGGAAGAAGAGGTACAGCAGAAGCTAGGCCACCTGGTTAAGGCAAGGGAGGGCATCAAGAGGAGGCTCTCAACGACGTATAGCTTAGGAAGGGACGGGGAGGGATCATCATCGCGTCCCAAGTCCCTTCTTCCGCTGCATGATGGGAGGAGCAGAAGCTACTCCTTTCAAGGATCCAAGAAAGAGAATGTCACCATATTCCACACTCTTAGCGATACTAGCGATTCGGATGAAGAGGTGAGCAGCCTCGTGGAAGAGGCCGATGACGATCTCTCTCAAGATGAGGTTGCAAAGGGGAAGGGGAAAGGTCAAGTTGGAGGAGAAAGCTCTAGTGATTATGGTGGTAGTGAGGAAGAGTATGTGATGAGTCCATTGTTTTTGAAGCATTCGTTTAGTGAAATAGAGGAAGTGAAGGGGGATGACTATGATGGTGATGATTCACATAGTGAAAGAAGAAGCTTGAGGAGAAGAACTATGTCTTTCACTGGttaa